aattcaggagacagacactctcTGTAGGTTTAACATTAGGATTAAAGcgttcctttttgctaaagcatagaATTAAAGCTGGATTaagtgaccctgaatcctcccttagtttaAACTATCATTTGTTATAGCTTTTTCATCTATAAAAATGTGTAGTTCGTATTTGCATTTCATGTGCACATTTTATTTAGTGAGTTATATATTTATCTGTTAATATAGAAGACGTTTTACAAACCTAAATACACGCATTGTCTTAATGTTCTGATAACTTAAAACTGCATAAAACACGTGTTATAGATTTTGATTAGTTTTTCCCATGTATTCATTACAATATTGCAATTGCTAAATAATTTTGAGTCACCAGAAAAcctctgaagatggcaggtctctgtgcagtggccagagtctgtggtgtagagggtgaagaggaagggggaaaacagcaaacatgagAAACACACACTTGTGTTCTTCCATTTGTCATTCTGTTTCTCCCTAGATGGTGTCTGACCTTCTTTCCTGTGCATTTTTGCAGATTTGGTTACCAGTGGAGACACCTAAATATTTTCAAAGTTGAATGACCACACCAAATATTCAAAACCCGTGGTTGAACATGTAGAAAATGATTTTGTCCAAGAACCATTCTCTCTCTTTACTCTACATCTACCTTTTCTCCAAACTGCTGCACAAAACTGTCCAGCAGGCATATACTTAACAACACTAGAAACACTAAGATGGAGTCTAACTCAACAACCACACACCAGTGGGAGCTTCCTCATGCTCTTAAATAGCTCCCCCGATGAGCTTCATCAGCAGCAGGTGGGTGGCATGGTCTTCAGTGGCCAGGCCCCCGAGGAGGGCCACACCCACCTGTCAGAATACCaccgcacacacacgcacatgcctGCCTATACATACAAACGTGGACATAGCAGCAcagtgcagcaaaaacacataataataattgaGTCCACACTGCTCAAGGACCCTGGGTCCCTCATACCCAGGTCCGTGACAAATACATACTTTTAAGGGGTTTCTTCATTTTGGTTGACATGTCATCATCtagcacttttattttttcaaaataaaagttcatGTGACTGATTTACAAGAGAAAGAGGCTAATTTAGTGATGTTAGTTAAGCTTTTACAAAGTGAAAGGATTACATTAGGAGAAGCATTTTTACCACAGTTATGACATACAATATATTTTTTGCTACACAGTACTGGCTGCTGCTGGTTATTTTGTTACAATAAATACATAATGTATATAAAAAGCAACAGAATAGCACCCAAACCAAACGTACATGAGAATATTCGTGACCTCAAGTTGAAGCATACTTGGGTtgtgcagcaggacaatgatccaaaacacaccagaaaGTCCaccttaagaaaaacaaaaagacaacttTGGAATGGCCTAGTCTGTGTCCTGACCTGAAACCGACTGAGATTCTATGGCACGACCTTAAAAAGGTGATTAATGCTCGAAAGCCCTCCAAATAAATTTCTGTAAAGATCAGTGagccaaaattactccaaggtGCTGTAAAAGACTCATTACCAGTTATCGCAAATGCTTGATGGCAGTTGTTGCAGCTGAGGGTGCTCCAACTTGTTTTTAGGTTTAggggcaatcactttttcacacaagGCCATGTAGgtttagattttgtttttaacctaataataaacaccttaatttagaaactgcatttgtATTGTGTTATCCTTGTCTAATATGATTTGATgaactgaaaaatgtaaaatttaagtgtgacaaacacaaaaaataggaaatcaggaaaggggcaaaaacattttaacaccCCTGTATGTAACACTTGATTATCCATGCAAATGACCAAacattgtaaaataaaatttaaaaagaaagaaaaagtaaaaaaaaaagaaaaaaaaaagaagacgctGATGATGTTCTTGGTGATTTTCTGATACTTCAGTCTTATTCCTGCTGTTTTATGCCATTAGATTGGACAGTGACAATTGTTTAGCTTTAGCTCAGCATTTTGAAAGAAATTTGCCAAGCAACACTTGTGTGGGAAAATTGAAGAAGCTACCAATTCCTTTTGACCACTAAAAAAGTCTGCCAACCTTAAATGTGTGAATACAACCTGAACCTAATCACATGTATGTCATATGACATGATATTATGAAACAagcgatattttttttttcagtttgtattTGATTTCCCAAAAGATGTGAGCATctagaaaacagaaaatcttGATTGTGAAATTTAGAATTTACAACTGTGAAgccagaaaataaaacaaagtacataatttttgctgttttccatCAAGCAGAACCCTGGAAGAActgttttttcctgctgtagAGTGGTGAATGTTACTCCTTTCACCATTTTGGTTTAGAATTCTTCAGACAAACTTCCATCACATCCACCCATCACTTACCCTAATAAACCAGAATTTTAATTTATGATCAATGATGGGATACAGGAATTTCCTACtgcaaaataaagtataaagagcCAACAGTATTCACTGCCCAGTGTgtaatagcaatagataaatatttaaaaagaaaaagtagtcaatCTGGGTTCTGGAGAAAATTCTGACCCAGATGAAGGCCAtagcatgagtagtggtcaggaaaaaaacaaaaaaggtatACCGGAGAAAAACCGAACCAATTCTGCTATGCCTGGTGCGCAGAAAAATTATGGTAAAatagtaaatggcctgtatttgtatagtgctttctagtccctaaggaccccaaagcgctttacacaacctgtCATCcaacccattcacacactggtgatggcaagctacatgtagccacagccaccctggggcgcactgacagaggcgaggctgccggacactggcgccactggccctctgaccaccaccagtaggcaacgggtgaagtgtcttgcccaaggacacaacaaccgagactgtccaagccggggctcgaaccggcaaccttccgattacaaggcgaactcccaactcagCCACGATCGCTCCGTAGgtttggtggtgtgccgtgtgaaatatgtgccatagctccaaaaggttgggaaaaCCTGGTTTAGGGAACCACCTGACTGCCTCAGCAGACAGGGTGGCATTTGTctcagctgaaaaagctgagaCAAATGTGGGAAGTAAAATTCATGAATTCATGCTGCAGTCAAACGTAAAACTTCACTCAATAGTCACGTTGGTCATAGCAATTTCTTTTGGATGaagttaccaaaaaaaaaaaatttgattgctgaaaagtttttattaAATGCCACAAAAACTGTTGTTATAGGTGattataaacagaaaataaaatacaaaatagttAAACACAGTTGCAACAAGAGCACTCAGAGCGTAGGCCACGGATTATACTAAAACTGATATTTTATGCTGATCTCAGCATTGGTAATATGGAAATCTATTGTAGTATATGTATCTTTTTGTCAGTGTGAAGTCTTATAATGACGTTTCAATTAATATAGGAAAGAATGTTTTAGAGCTCAAACAAAGAAAGTACTTATGTCCTCCAGTGACTAATATATTGCTTTAAAATTTGGAGACGATCCAATGGAaacaaaagttgtttttttttcttgggacCCTGACCTTTTACCTCTTACCATGAAGCATTACATACTAAAATGGTGTAATTTATTATCTTTACCCATATGATTGGAAGaaaattggtaaaaaaaaaaacccccaaaaaacaactttGGCCTCTAtaagctgtgtttaaaaaaaaaaatgagagagtGTGTTAGTTTGTAAAATTTTGTCATGTTTGTGAGGTTGTGGAACATGACACTGACAAAATGAAAAGTGCGTTGTACACCTCTCTCCATGCCCTCGTACCATATAttactctttgttttcttgaaattattttttaaggtcAACTTTGACATTGGGGGCTAAAGGTCAAATGCTTAGCCAGCCTAGGTATTCATGCCCCCCAATGCCTAGTAAGTTGTTGTGAATTGAATAAATTCCATATAAAATTTGGGGtaatgcaaagtttttacatattttcacatttggtgTGACCTAGACCTTAACCCGATGTTCACCAAAATTAAATCAGTTTGAGCTGTTACTGGTATCTATCatcacacaaaatataaaaatgctaTCTTGAAAACTGTAGTGACAAACTCACAGACAAGCAAATGGAACCAATTACATATTCTGTTTTTTGGGAGGGGAGCATAATATAGAAAATGGCTTTATAGTATAAGTATGCTGCAGTGAAGAATAGATTTCATCACAGAAGTTGtttttctgaaagtgctgtaactaagtttaaggatAACTAACGTTGGAACTAAGTTagcatcttcaatgccctgtaccaacatagagcagagcagctatctgaataTTACTCCAGCTGAGATCagttatcttgttaataattttacttcCTCACTACGcatgactctggatactgtagctcctgtgaaaaagaGAACCTCacatcagaagtacctgactccctggtataattctcaaacacgtagcttaaagcagataactcgtaagctggagaggaaatggtgtgtcacaaatttagaggatcatcatttagcctggagaaatagtttgctgctttataagaaagccctccgcaaagccagaacatcttactattcatcacttattgaagaaaataagaacaaccccaggtttctcttcagcactgtagccaggctgacaaacagtcagagctctgttgagccaaccatccctttaacgttaactagtaatgacttcatgaacttcttcacaaatatatatatttttatatatattttttttttactattgaTATTCACTTAGAGTCTTTTTCTTCAattgagttaacttcaataattacttcctccaaaccatcaacttgtcttttagaccccattcctacaaaactgctcaaagaagtcctgccattaattaattcttcgatcttaaatatgatcaacctatctctaataatcggctatgtaccacaggccttcaaggtggctgtagttaaacctttacttaaaaagccatctctagacccaactgtcttagctaattataggccaatctccaaccttcctttcatatcaaacatccttgaaagagtagttgtcaaacagctaacagatcatctgcagaggaatggtttatttgaagagtttcagtcaggtttcagagctcagcacagcacagaaacagctttagtgaaggttacaaatgatcttcttatggcctctgacagtggactcatctctgtgcttgtcctgctagacctcagtgcagcgttcgatactgttgatcataatatcctattagagcgattagaacatgctgtaggtattacaggtactgtgctgcagtggtttgtatcatatctatctaatagagtccagtttgtacatgtaaatggagagtcctcttcacacattAAGGTctattatggtgttccacagggttcagtgctaggaccaattctgtttacattatacatgcttcccttaggcagcatcattagaagacatagtatacattttcactgctatgcagatgacacgcagctctatctatccatgaagccaggtaacacacaccaattagttaaactgcaggaatgtcttaaagacataaagacctggatggccgctaactttctgcttcttaattcagataaaactgaggttattgtactcggccctgaaaatcttagaaatatggtatctaagcagattcttactctggatggcattaccttggcctccagtagcACTGTGaagaaccttggagtcatttttgaccaagataTGCCCTTcagtgcacatattaaacaaatatgtaagactgctttcttccgtttgtgcaacatctctaaaatgaaaaatatcctgtctcagagtgacgctgaaaaactagttcatgcatttattacttccaggctggactactgtaattcattattatcaggaagtcctaaaacctccctgaaaagtcttcagttaattcaaaatgctgcagcaagagtcctgacagggactagaaagagagagcagatttctcctgttttggcttcccttcattggcttcctgttaaatccagaattgaattcaaaatcctgctcctcacatacaaggtcttaaataatcaggccccatcttatcttaatgaccttgtagtaccatatcaccctattagagcacttcgctctcgctctgcaggcctacttgttgttcctagagtatttaaaagtagaatgggaggcagagccttcagttttcaggcccctcttctgtggaaccagcttccagtttggattcaggagacagacactatctctactttcaagattaggcttcaaactttcctttttgctaaagcatatagttagggctggagcaggtgaccctgaatcctcccttagttatgctgcaatagacgtaggctgccggggattcccatgatgcattgagtttttcctttccagtcacctttctcactcacgtatagctgtgtcccaaaacgtcggctgcatcctccggaggccgcatttgaaggccgattacgtcacagccaggcgacgaaggctgtcccaattcgtcgactccttcaaatgcggccgacaaatgcgtccttcatttccccgaatttgaaggatgggtcgggtgtgtccttcgtggcccaccatatcccagaattcatagcgcggcccagccaaatttcagctgccaacaatggcggccgctactaagttttaaaattagtcttattaatctttctgggtcacaaaataaacttttaacatattttcaagcGAGAAAGTAGGTGTGTAAAttacaaatatctgcttggtttatcaagacatcgcatatttgcaaaagtgcgccgacgttttcggagacgtctgttacccacctgctcgatagcaagccggggggttcaatggtcactccagccggcgagagcagcggactcccggcttcatcgttttcagacccccgctcttttgctagtcaggttaaacatgatatacaagtcactcggataacttaaaaatgtaattgtttggcttttttcagtgttttatttgttctggagtaaatcgggttggctgagatcaaagttattagattattagattacataaaactttattaatccatcgggtgggtttctccgggattttcacacagctgaataaacgtcaaacagaaaactgattaaaccgaagtgtgagacggtcgagaatttacgccagtgtcctgttatattttagatagcaaggagcaaaCAGCCgaatttattaaactccaccgagacagcggtgacgcaaatctgaaggctagaccgtcccatttcacagcctcgcacttccggccttcttggtcttcgaaggacccggcccacgtagaccgcgaaggccggatcctctggaggatgcagccgacgttttgggacacagctacagtggttcccaaactttttttgccaggcccccctttttttacaagaaaaatgttcgcgccccccaccaccaccccctgcacaaacacatcctccaaacacacacccatattttgtttacaaactccattgctgtttatttcacacctcaaacatttagtaaacaattaagcaaatacaagtaaacggcaataaattacaggtagtaataaaatatactactaactcttttacgctacgtccacacctacacgggtattttttgaaaacgcagctgtttctatgcgtttgggcctttcgtcaacacgtaaacggcgttgcgattcaccgaaaacggagattatttaaaactccttttttgcgtttacgtgtggacgaagaTTACaaagttcgtcacgcaacgtcaaaggtatgtgcctcttttcacgtcacgctgtgcgccacgttattgtttacatgagatgaattgcagaatggcagatagacaaaatactgttactgttaatctgacttcaggttttacacgcttacatacacacgcagttactgtccctccatttagaaaggcagaggcgtcacagtgtgattattttacatgtagttgttttttttcctgtgtaataatattcaacattgctgtcaatacatttttcaaaaaatgcctctctgtgcaaaatgggtttaaacacataaacagctgtgggatactgtttgtccgtgatttgaacagggggaacaaattacggcaggatcagcctgatattatttgtatcccactgtaactttactgcatttactgtttgtccgtgatttggagagcccagcggtgctcccgacgcagggaaactaattttgcaggggagacctacctcggcacttgtgcaggtgaagccaaagggaagatatgcttcaccatattttcctgtctttggcttggaaggaagttggtttggaaacatatttggcgatgcttcatctcctgctttgcgtttatgtgggagccccgtcaaaaacctgtccacagtgtccaagcactctttttttttttttcttttcataccgtgccccccctgcaatggctctgcgccccccctagggggcgggccccacactttgggaacctctgtgttaatagacctctctgtattgaatcatacctgttattaatctctgtctctcttccacagcatgtctttatcctgttttccttctctcaccccaaccggtcgcagcagatggccctgcccctccctgagcctggttctgctggaggtttcttcctgttaaaagggagtttttccttcccactgtcgccaaagtgcttgctcatagggggtcatatgattgttgggtttttctctgtatctattattgtacgatctactgtacagtataaagcgccttgaggcgactgttgttgtgatttggcgctatataaataaaattgaattgaactgtgtCGTCTTTACAATACCTCCACATCACAATATTTAGTTAACACAACATAAAacacctttcagcttttcatgtgttttgaaactgtttttttggAGACCTGGAATATGTCTCGCTCCCATTTcttttgttgcatgttgaagctctacttggaaccttgttaagatccaaccatgcaaaatatgattttggtccatttttcaagtggtcttaaacttttgatctggAGTGTATATGGCCTCTGAcgtcacttttacatttcacatctgcctCTCTTTCGATTTAACTCCAAACATGTTGTATCTTTGCAAATGAGTTTAGGTGGAGAATGCTGGAAGACAGAATTCACAAAATCCTTTCCAGTGGACATTCCTCTCCATTGCTTCTTTATACTAagtgccagaggtcagaggagaatgtcAATTAGGCAAAAATAACTCTAATTATTATTTGTTACCACCAACCTGTGTGGCTCTGACCCTAGTGTAACATCTACTGATAGCTATTTCCAACAGGATAATGTGTCATGTCACAAAACATCTTAAAACTCTATTCTCTTGAGGATGACAAAAAGAGGCTATTCGTGCTTAAatggtctccacagtcaccagatctcagtccaatacCTTCGGATTAGAGATGTGCAGCTTGCTGaatttgcagcaactgtgtgatgctgtcatgacAACAAATGTCATGACAAAAGTCAGTTCTGATTGAAAACCAGTCCAACTCACTACTAGCAATGTGTACTTAACGAAGTGGACATTGTCTGTTATGAACTAAAGTGATACCAGTTGATAAACTTCCTGATCGGGACTTTCTTTGAGAATCAAATGATTAATAAGATTATATATAAGATTATAagattttaataaaattatatctttaACTACAGTGCTAGTTGGCTTGACAAATGGCTGGAACCCTAGCAAAACATTGGATTTTAGTACATCTCCAAAGCATCTGAGGATTTTGTGTAGAAGAGGGAAAGGAAAGCTGTTAAATGTGCTGTTATGATAGTGAGACAAAGGTCACTTTTACATCTTCCTTAGCTTGGAATATGAATAGGATTTCTTTCTATTTTGCAGTCATAAATCTGTGGACTTTGTTTACCTTTGCTATGTCTGCCACTGGGAGGATCTTTCCTGGGGTAATACCtttcctgctgctgtttcttGTTCCTCAGTTGAGCACCCTCTATTCAAAAGCTGGAGGTTGCAGTGGTGCCCTGCTAGATTGTAATTACCACCAGCCGCCCACACCTTACCCCCATGCCTCAGTCCACCTTTCCCTCAAGTAATGCAGGACTCATTAAACTGACCACATTTTGGCCGTTTCCCTCTGATAGCTTGTTAACTCCCTGTGTCCTCATTGATAGACTCAATGAGTTTGCATGGGGCAATGTGTTTCCTTGGGCCCCTTCCCTTCTAGCTCTCATCTTGTTTTGTTAATAAACTTTCCAAAGCTGTCTGCTGCTTTTCGGGTCATTTCACTGGGTCTATATTCAGCCTTATTAGGGCACCTCCAGTTCTAGTACATTTTTTAGTTgtctgaaatgcagtttttataaGGTTAAAGGCTTCTTTGCCTTTGAACTCCACTACAAAGAATCTGGTATTTCATATATGGTTTTCATAGTGCCATATTTTTTCGTCAGGCCTTTCAGTTTAGCAATATTTATCTACACAACACAGCATTTTGTACAATAACTGTGTGAAATAGTGTAAAATCAAACTTTAAAagataaatagaaaataaaataaataaaatgtaaaataaaatgatttttattgtCATATTTGCTGTCAGAAATGTACAATAATGTTAATGAAAAGACCAATTAATCTGAGATAGTAAGAACAAAATGGTAAAGCAGCTTAAATATAAAAAGACAAACAACCATATATACTACATTTGGAGAGTTATTGTAAATTAACAGATGGTATCCGAACAAAGGagatatattacaaaaaaaataattaaaaaaaatattgatttgCGCTGTCATGTGTCCTGTCCAACTTGATCCCTTCCATTACACTGCTGattcacatttttcattttccatCAAGTAGAAATCTGAGGCAGAAATGATCTTCCAAGTATCAGAAATGTCAACATCTTCTTCATTTTGTTCCATCAGTTCATGTCTCCTTATATTCTGAAGGTAGAGCTTACAGATTATTTTAGCCTTTTGTGCTGCTATGTTTTTCAGCTTTTGATTCATAAGGCTGCTGACTTCCTCTGCCAGAAGATCTTCATAAACCACGCTGTAGTAAGGAGGACAACACTGGTGTCTTGATCTACAAAAAGCTCTTCGCATTTCATAGATgctccaaacaaacacaaaaccaaaGATGACATAAAGGGCATAGTCctagaaagaaaaatgagatcctTTTTATACATAAAATACTCGTATAAAAACTCTAATTCTTTTTATCACTTTTACcattggagtattgatatcaccAGTATATCCAGGATATAAGCAGCATGGCTATCAAAGTTGATTTATTTACATTAAATACATCTTTATAATTCTTTATGTGGTaaaggattttatttttattccattAAGCCATAATAACgtgtaagaaataaatatacaactttattttagttttattttatagttATTTTAATTTAGATAACCCAGTTCATTAATGGATTGTTACTCACATTTGAATCCTTCATGTATTTGTGTTGAATGCGTTGCTCCTCATAGGTAAAATTTGCTTTGCATGGGATTCCAGTCTGATTCAGGTTGAGATTTGTCATCAGGCAAAAGTACCAGTCTCCATCAAACAGAACAGAGGCTATCCATATAGCAGCCAGACTGACATACTTAAAAATTGACGTAGCAACACAGCCTCCGAAACTTCTGGTGTAGCCCTCACAAGTTAAACAATGCATGCTATAAAAAACCTTTCTTAGCTGAAAAGGCTCAAGAATGTTGACAACAAACATGAGGATGAAAGGTGGGAGGACCAGGTACAGTACACCATTTACATGTAGTCCTGGTATGCAAGAGCATAAGAAATGCATGTCAAAAATGTACTGCATGATGTAAAAAATGACTATCACCAAGAAAAAACTCACAGCATTTCTTAGTATTTCAAACATTCTTAGAGTAAAATCAAAACCGAGAGGCATGCTGACTGAAATGAGTATCAGATGGAAGACTAATAGGTAAAGTTTAAGTTGTTGTAAGGCTGCTTATCTTCTCTGTCCTATTCTAAGATTTTAGCAGCATTTTTTCCTAAGTGACTagtgaataaaaaaatatttaaggaAAAAATGATGGATTCCTCCTCTGCATAATTCTGCATCTTAATGTCAGTGTGCCAGCCTTTAAATGCTTTGCTCTCTACTTTCACTTCTCAAAAACCCTAATTAGGATTTTCCAGACAGATTCACAGAGAGGAACATCCTCATTCTGatattttcagtttagttttttgtttgtttct
This DNA window, taken from Oreochromis niloticus isolate F11D_XX linkage group LG16, O_niloticus_UMD_NMBU, whole genome shotgun sequence, encodes the following:
- the LOC109197544 gene encoding uncharacterized protein LOC109197544; translation: MQYIFDMHFLCSCIPGLHVNGVLYLVLPPFILMFVVNILEPFQLRKVFYSMHCLTCEGYTRSFGGCVATSIFKYVSLAAIWIASVLFDGDWYFCLMTNLNLNQTGIPCKANFTYEEQRIQHKYMKDSNDYALYVIFGFVFVWSIYEMRRAFCRSRHQCCPPYYSVVYEDLLAEEVSSLMNQKLKNIAAQKAKIICKLYLQNIRRHELMEQNEEDVDISDTWKIISASDFYLMENEKCESAV